A stretch of the Teredinibacter haidensis genome encodes the following:
- a CDS encoding FKBP-type peptidyl-prolyl cis-trans isomerase, giving the protein MKKITLVAIAAAAVFVAGCNKEDVAVEPKIETLDEKMSYFMGHSMASQAKTVEFNLHPELVALAIKDVQGGAEERFTEEQMRATVTTFQTEQKAKREAFMAKRKEEAVKLAETNTVAGTAFLTENGQKEGVVTTESGLQYKVEREGAGPKPKAQDKVLVNYRGTTLEGEEFDSSYSRGEPSEFRVGGLIKGWIEALQLMPVGSKWTLYIPGSLAYGEQGIPNRQNGGFDIEPNKLLVFEMELLEINPTKKAVEAPAEEKPAAE; this is encoded by the coding sequence ATGAAAAAAATCACATTAGTAGCCATTGCTGCAGCTGCGGTATTCGTAGCGGGCTGTAACAAAGAAGACGTAGCGGTAGAACCCAAAATAGAAACCCTGGATGAGAAGATGAGTTACTTCATGGGCCATAGTATGGCGAGCCAGGCAAAAACCGTTGAGTTTAATTTACATCCAGAGCTGGTTGCTTTGGCAATTAAAGATGTACAAGGCGGTGCAGAGGAGCGTTTTACTGAAGAACAAATGCGCGCAACCGTAACGACTTTCCAAACCGAGCAAAAAGCCAAGCGTGAAGCGTTTATGGCCAAGCGTAAGGAAGAGGCCGTTAAATTGGCAGAGACTAATACCGTAGCCGGTACGGCATTTTTGACTGAAAATGGTCAGAAGGAAGGTGTTGTAACGACCGAGTCTGGATTGCAGTATAAAGTTGAGCGTGAAGGCGCAGGTCCAAAGCCTAAGGCGCAAGATAAAGTGTTGGTTAACTACCGAGGTACTACGTTGGAAGGCGAAGAGTTCGATAGCTCCTATTCCCGTGGTGAACCTTCAGAGTTTCGTGTTGGTGGTTTGATTAAAGGATGGATTGAAGCGCTGCAGTTAATGCCAGTGGGATCCAAGTGGACACTGTATATTCCAGGTAGCCTGGCATACGGAGAGCAGGGAATTCCAAACCGTCAAAATGGTGGTTTTGATATTGAGCCTAATAAGTTGCTGGTATTTGAAATGGAACTGTTGGAAATCAATCCAACCAAGAAGGCTGTAGAAGCTCCAGCAGAAGAAAAACCTGCTGCAGAATAA
- a CDS encoding WD40 repeat domain-containing protein codes for MKPLTNKHRLIITCATALLLQACEQPQAPVESLEVAAKGMHAAALNDNGSLAVVGSIHHGGSMWRLGTKERVFNWNHSSETLSTLVAADFSRDSNWALTAEPATLVLWDVHSGEGIRYWTAPGEILDVELGPGANSALLGLSDHSAVLFDIRRGGIKQTFKHSNRVRSVDLSADGKLALTGSEDYSATLWDTSSGAAITRIKHDNEVQLVKLSNDGSIALSVSKYDKALLWQARSGEFIAEVPLRAQHLKRGLSFTTAAFSENNEYLLTGRPDQIVQLWKLPEAVEIERWKLPKRDKWKPTGAAVAAVAFNEQEGEIFAVASNGFIHRLKRR; via the coding sequence ATGAAGCCCTTAACAAACAAACACCGGCTGATTATCACTTGTGCAACCGCGCTACTACTGCAAGCCTGTGAACAACCACAAGCCCCTGTAGAATCGCTGGAAGTTGCCGCAAAAGGAATGCATGCAGCGGCATTAAACGATAACGGCTCGCTAGCGGTGGTAGGCTCCATTCACCATGGTGGCAGTATGTGGCGCTTAGGCACCAAGGAACGCGTGTTCAATTGGAACCACAGCAGCGAGACGCTCTCTACCCTTGTTGCCGCCGACTTTTCTCGAGATAGCAACTGGGCCTTGACAGCGGAACCCGCCACACTCGTTTTGTGGGACGTACACAGTGGGGAGGGTATTCGCTACTGGACAGCCCCAGGCGAAATTTTAGATGTTGAACTCGGCCCCGGCGCCAACTCTGCGCTCCTGGGCCTCAGCGACCACTCAGCAGTTCTATTCGATATTCGTCGGGGCGGAATTAAACAAACCTTCAAACACAGCAATCGCGTGCGCAGCGTCGATTTAAGCGCTGATGGCAAACTTGCGCTTACCGGTAGCGAAGATTACAGCGCAACGCTTTGGGACACCAGCTCAGGGGCGGCCATTACCCGTATCAAGCACGACAACGAAGTGCAGCTGGTAAAATTGTCGAACGATGGCTCAATCGCATTATCCGTGAGCAAGTATGATAAGGCCTTACTGTGGCAAGCCCGCAGTGGAGAGTTTATTGCTGAAGTTCCATTGCGTGCTCAACACTTAAAGCGCGGCCTAAGCTTTACCACCGCCGCCTTCAGTGAAAATAACGAATACCTGCTAACCGGAAGACCCGATCAAATTGTACAGCTTTGGAAGCTACCTGAAGCGGTAGAAATCGAGCGCTGGAAACTCCCCAAACGCGACAAATGGAAACCAACCGGTGCGGCTGTTGCCGCCGTCGCCTTTAACGAGCAAGAAGGGGAAATTTTCGCGGTCGCCTCAAACGGATTTATTCATCGCCTTAAAAGGCGCTAA
- a CDS encoding Rsd/AlgQ family anti-sigma factor: MLDNCKTAQERWGGVTDIIDRWLNERQQVLVIYCQLSEMAEDPLHGTGELLRSMCQLMVDYVSAGHFEIYDQLTQEGKDFGDETALSQAKKLFATVDKTTELILDFNDKYQEIDDLESLHSDLSQLGETFATRFEAEDRAISVLHTAHNDSVN, translated from the coding sequence ATGCTCGACAACTGTAAAACAGCGCAAGAGCGCTGGGGTGGCGTAACCGACATCATTGACCGCTGGCTAAACGAACGACAGCAAGTGCTGGTTATCTACTGTCAACTATCCGAAATGGCAGAAGACCCCCTTCACGGTACTGGGGAGCTACTGCGTTCAATGTGTCAACTTATGGTCGACTACGTTTCTGCTGGCCACTTTGAAATTTACGATCAGCTCACTCAAGAAGGGAAAGATTTTGGTGATGAAACCGCACTGAGTCAGGCAAAAAAGCTTTTTGCCACAGTGGACAAAACCACCGAACTCATTCTCGACTTTAACGACAAGTATCAGGAAATTGACGATCTGGAATCACTGCACAGCGACCTATCTCAACTGGGAGAAACGTTCGCTACGCGATTTGAGGCAGAAGACAGAGCCATAAGCGTTTTACATACGGCTCACAACGACAGCGTCAATTAA
- a CDS encoding flagellar basal body-associated FliL family protein has translation MRVLAGFLFGVVLALSMLIQPVFAEDEEVDAAVAEGDEVAPPPAAIYLPLKPAFVVNYGGAGKLKYIKAEVSVRLDSSDAANSVRHHLPYIRNNLVMLFASQTNESLDSQVGKEALRQDALAEIRKILMQEDGQEGVVDVFFNTLIVQK, from the coding sequence ATGCGTGTATTAGCAGGTTTTCTATTCGGGGTTGTACTGGCGTTGTCGATGCTGATACAGCCGGTTTTCGCGGAGGATGAAGAGGTCGATGCAGCGGTGGCGGAGGGTGATGAGGTCGCGCCACCACCGGCCGCGATTTATCTCCCTCTTAAGCCTGCGTTTGTTGTTAATTATGGCGGTGCCGGGAAATTGAAATATATCAAAGCAGAAGTGTCGGTGCGCCTGGATTCATCCGATGCGGCCAACTCAGTGAGGCACCACCTGCCCTATATTCGCAATAACCTCGTGATGCTGTTTGCAAGCCAGACCAACGAATCGCTTGACTCGCAGGTAGGAAAGGAGGCCTTGCGCCAGGATGCCCTGGCGGAAATCCGTAAAATTTTAATGCAGGAAGACGGGCAGGAAGGTGTTGTCGATGTTTTTTTTAACACGTTAATTGTTCAGAAGTAA
- the gshA gene encoding glutamate--cysteine ligase — MFSIEDLPHELSDSRNASFLTGILRGAERESLRVTTDGKISLSPHPETLGSALTHPQITTDFSEALLEFITPPSHTITDLLAQLDILQRYTASKLPADEQLWYHSMPCALGADRDIPVARYGNSNNGQMKTIYRIGLGHRYGRAMQTVAGLHYNFSMPNAFWAFLSRRDNSFLDIQEYKNQRYFGLIRNFRRHYWLLIYLFGASPALCKSFIGERHHNLLPLDDLQHTLHLPYATSLRMGDLGYQSGAQESLYVCYNTKKSYIESLCAAITQPHAAYEAIGVKSKEGYHQQLNTGLLQIENEFYSSIRPKRTTHHGETALAGLDNRGVEYIEVRCLDVDPFNPLGIGAEQIRFLDTFLIYCALKDSPPTDCNEATTILRNQKTAVTQGRKPGVSLEHPQKGEISLSAWGTELLNAMEPVAELMDGAHKNRAFSDSLKRQRKKLENPGLTPSAQLLDIMKEKKLDYAAFALQQSKDHQQQMLAQPLSENVQQRMESMALESEAEQVALESNSQLDFDEFLTRYYRQYRRCCGSFME; from the coding sequence GTGTTCTCCATAGAAGACCTTCCCCATGAGCTATCGGATAGTCGTAACGCATCTTTTTTAACGGGCATTCTTCGCGGAGCCGAGAGGGAGAGCCTACGGGTAACCACAGACGGTAAAATCAGCCTCTCCCCGCACCCGGAAACCCTTGGTTCGGCGCTGACCCATCCCCAAATTACAACGGATTTCAGCGAAGCACTGCTGGAATTTATTACCCCGCCCAGCCATACCATTACGGATTTGCTCGCACAGTTGGATATATTACAACGCTACACTGCCAGCAAATTACCGGCGGATGAGCAGCTCTGGTATCACAGCATGCCCTGTGCCCTCGGGGCCGACCGGGACATTCCGGTCGCTCGCTACGGTAATTCCAACAACGGCCAGATGAAAACCATCTATCGCATAGGCCTTGGACATCGCTATGGGCGGGCAATGCAAACCGTGGCAGGACTGCACTACAACTTTTCAATGCCCAACGCCTTTTGGGCGTTTCTATCGCGCAGAGACAACAGTTTTCTCGATATTCAAGAATACAAGAACCAACGCTACTTTGGGCTAATTCGAAATTTTCGCCGCCACTACTGGCTGCTAATCTACCTCTTTGGCGCCTCCCCAGCCCTATGCAAATCGTTTATTGGCGAGCGTCACCACAACTTGTTGCCGCTGGACGACCTGCAGCACACACTACACCTACCCTACGCCACCTCATTACGGATGGGCGATCTTGGTTACCAGAGCGGCGCACAGGAATCACTCTACGTTTGCTACAACACCAAAAAGAGCTATATCGAATCACTTTGCGCGGCAATAACGCAGCCCCATGCCGCCTATGAAGCGATAGGTGTTAAGAGTAAAGAAGGTTATCACCAACAACTCAATACCGGCCTACTACAAATAGAAAACGAATTTTATAGCTCTATCCGCCCAAAGCGAACCACACACCACGGCGAAACAGCTCTGGCCGGGCTGGACAATCGCGGTGTGGAATATATTGAAGTGCGCTGCCTGGATGTCGACCCATTTAACCCATTGGGAATCGGTGCCGAACAGATTCGTTTTCTCGACACATTCCTTATTTACTGCGCACTTAAAGACAGCCCTCCCACCGACTGCAATGAAGCCACAACCATTTTGCGAAACCAAAAAACAGCTGTCACTCAAGGACGTAAGCCCGGGGTTAGCCTAGAACACCCCCAAAAGGGAGAGATAAGTCTTTCGGCGTGGGGAACCGAGCTACTGAACGCTATGGAGCCGGTGGCAGAACTAATGGACGGAGCACATAAAAATCGCGCGTTTAGCGACAGCCTCAAACGGCAGCGAAAGAAACTCGAGAATCCGGGCCTGACGCCATCAGCTCAACTTTTGGACATTATGAAAGAAAAGAAACTGGATTACGCCGCTTTCGCACTGCAGCAATCCAAGGATCACCAGCAGCAAATGCTGGCGCAACCACTCTCTGAAAATGTGCAACAACGAATGGAAAGCATGGCTCTGGAATCGGAAGCTGAACAGGTAGCACTGGAGTCCAACAGCCAGCTCGATTTCGATGAATTTCTCACTCGCTACTACCGCCAGTACCGACGCTGCTGCGGTAGCTTTATGGAATAG
- a CDS encoding TIGR02444 family protein — MSTQPSTNLWRESLWDYSVRVFAHKDVEPIVLGLQDDYHANVDIILWCCWLEQERICLSKEALDEVLISIDTINQETLIKLREVRNHLKNAGTFTAVQAKVVSKQLVNAELMIEKVLISRLQDLTRRFAYLMKDPNDPLGLEYYLSFMMIPDASKTSNLIRCGTRSARRVSIAE; from the coding sequence ATGTCGACTCAGCCCTCTACAAACCTTTGGAGGGAATCTCTGTGGGACTATTCAGTTCGCGTATTTGCTCACAAGGATGTCGAGCCAATCGTACTTGGCTTACAAGACGACTACCATGCAAATGTCGATATCATTCTCTGGTGCTGCTGGCTGGAACAGGAGCGTATTTGTCTGTCGAAGGAAGCTCTGGATGAAGTACTGATATCGATTGACACAATCAATCAGGAGACTTTGATCAAGCTGAGGGAAGTGCGCAACCACTTGAAAAATGCGGGTACTTTCACTGCCGTTCAGGCGAAGGTGGTTTCCAAGCAGTTGGTCAATGCGGAGCTGATGATAGAAAAAGTTTTGATATCCCGTCTGCAGGATTTAACCCGTCGATTTGCGTATTTAATGAAAGACCCAAATGATCCTCTAGGCCTAGAATATTATCTGAGCTTTATGATGATCCCCGATGCGTCGAAAACCTCAAATTTAATTCGCTGCGGTACGCGCAGTGCGCGGAGGGTCTCAATAGCAGAATAG